acAAAGGGGTTAAGTCACATGTCCCAAGCTGCACATGTCTCTTCACAGTATgctgttatattttaataagtgggaaaatattgatttgtttttacatAGCTGTAAGAGGTAAgaaaagtatactgctcacaaaaattagaggatcaaggaatgtgcagatactacagtactttcagccttttgtatagtgcattttcaccaatgaaataaaagttggttttgcatatcatttgcataattgaactttctttgacttgatgtttgcttttctgatgtccttgtttaataaaaaaaatatcaaatgcttttttttatcgcttcatattcatcttgaaatatcccctaatttttgtgagcagtatagtactTGGATCTATTAGGAAATTGGAAATGAAAAGATTTGCATCTGCAGAATCAGTGGCTGTCTTAGAAGGTTGTTGGACGCCAGACTGAGCTGACAACTTTAAGGTGTCAGACACAGTTAACACTTATTTCTGCACAACTCATTTTTCTCCAGGCACAAGTGCGTCCCTGTGCCAGGGTGTCATGGAAGGGCTGCTGACAAGATGCAGAGCACTGCCCACCCTGGCCACCTGCACCCACCAGCGCTCTGGGTACGTTCCCCGCAGGTTTCACTGCTGTGCCCCAGGGAGAGGGAAGCGCTTGTTGCTGTCCCGTATGTTCCAGCCTCAGAACCTTCGGGAAGACCAGATGCTTTCCTTGGAAGGCAAATCTGGCGACCTGAGCTGTAAGAGCCAGCGGCTGATGCTGCAGGTGGGCCTGATACACCCAGCAAGCTCTGGCTGTTACTACCTCCTGCCTTATACTGTTCGTGCCATGGAGAAGCTGGTGCGGGTGATTGACCAGGAGATGCAAGCCATTGGTGGGCAGAAGGTCAACATGCCCAGCCTCAGCCCAGCAGAGCTCTGGCAAGCCACCAACCGGTGGGACTTGATGGGCAAGGAGCTGCTAAGACTTAGAGACAGACACGGCAAGGAATACTGCTTAGGACCAACTCACGAGGAAGCCATTACAGCCCTGGTCGCCTCCCAGAAGACACTGTCCTACAAGCAGTTCCCATTCCTGCTGTACCAGGTGACAAGGAAGTTTCGGGATGAGCCCAGGCCCCGCTTTGGTCTTCTCCGTGGCCGAGAGTTTTACATGAAGGACATGTACACCTTCGACTCCTCCCCAGAGGCTGCCCGACAGACCTACAGCCTGGTGTGTGATGCCTACAGCAGCCTGTTTGACAGGCTGGGGCTGCATTGCCTCAAGGTCCAGGCAGACGTGGGCAGCATCGGGGGCACAATGTCTCATGAGTTCCAGCTACCAGTGGATATTGGAGAGGACCGGCTTGCTATTTGTCCCCGCTGCagcttctctgccaacatggaGACACTAGACTTGTCACAAACGAACTGCCCTGCTTGCCAGGGACCACTGACCAAAACCAAAGGCGTTGAGGTGGGGCACACATTTTACCTGGGCACCAAGTACTCCTCCATTTTCAATGCCCAGTTTATTAACATCCATGGCAAACCATCCCTGGCTGAAATGGGTTGTTATGGCTTAGGTGTGACACGGATCTTGGCTGCTGCTATTGAgattctttctacagaagactgcaTTCGCTGGCCTGGCCTGCTGGCTCCTTACCAAGTCTGCCTCATCCCCCCGAAGAAGGGCAGTAAGGAGGAGGTGGCTGCAGAGCTCACCGGGCACCTGTATGACCATGTGACAGAGGTGGTGCCGCAGCTTCGTGGGGAGGTCCTGCTGGATGACAGGACCCATCTGACCATTGGAAACAGATTGAAAGATGCCAACAAATTTGGCTACCCCTTTGTGATCATCACTGGCAAGAGGGCCTTAGAGGACCCTGCCCATTTTGAGGTT
The Saccopteryx bilineata isolate mSacBil1 chromosome 3, mSacBil1_pri_phased_curated, whole genome shotgun sequence DNA segment above includes these coding regions:
- the PARS2 gene encoding probable proline--tRNA ligase, mitochondrial; the protein is MEGLLTRCRALPTLATCTHQRSGYVPRRFHCCAPGRGKRLLLSRMFQPQNLREDQMLSLEGKSGDLSCKSQRLMLQVGLIHPASSGCYYLLPYTVRAMEKLVRVIDQEMQAIGGQKVNMPSLSPAELWQATNRWDLMGKELLRLRDRHGKEYCLGPTHEEAITALVASQKTLSYKQFPFLLYQVTRKFRDEPRPRFGLLRGREFYMKDMYTFDSSPEAARQTYSLVCDAYSSLFDRLGLHCLKVQADVGSIGGTMSHEFQLPVDIGEDRLAICPRCSFSANMETLDLSQTNCPACQGPLTKTKGVEVGHTFYLGTKYSSIFNAQFINIHGKPSLAEMGCYGLGVTRILAAAIEILSTEDCIRWPGLLAPYQVCLIPPKKGSKEEVAAELTGHLYDHVTEVVPQLRGEVLLDDRTHLTIGNRLKDANKFGYPFVIITGKRALEDPAHFEVWCQNTNEVVFLTREAVVELLSQVQVV